Proteins encoded by one window of Vidua chalybeata isolate OUT-0048 chromosome 8, bVidCha1 merged haplotype, whole genome shotgun sequence:
- the STOX1 gene encoding storkhead-box protein 1, which translates to MNPLSQPRSVPLAEGIYWTISDMNADHMMVTQENLLERLVKNYPGIAVPSHNILHNILGTLIKERKIYHTGEGYFIVTPNTYFITNDATEDNRRILLEDSCCCSSPSITYLINIKPCADQVKENIPTVPRYRSCHCFPDQNRLCEHRHWQVMSRESNGEGKRGCSELKPSIRTQGISASAENHSWDTIKSLTSVKAKLKSKMLGLGLFWRSGSKKEKHKKEYSTFSGQFPPQEWPVRDEDDLDNIPRDIEHEIIKRINPTLTVDNLIKHTILMQKFEEQKKCISKEKKYISTGTSAEVPTVSQNRLSKDCIQKAPSKTAKHTRKTKSKKEKQISRSSRKSHIQKLTSQNMKLEESFSLPIKNQEPPDVAVESHMIYKKQIKNPFQGLPWRPRSFHARGHQGGVNSQLKCQTQKGGRAFQRPQSSGSSGPFGCETERLDAEREADKAKQKNLLHANRSDLQLKKDSFSENGSYPQGSNLQIDNRSRNFLESNISEENVYKRTVKETSPCSYIKDNGVCEEDAKFPFYQKDEHCRCKADSVCELLDRTGSEFQNVHLSNYTASVNLAPKNGVQYRPKTDKKSELILNYGCASHPGSIELQREGFTGNSHLLHRKGRDGDTCNSSHLDEISEIFLPPGHAFSDTRDWSTAVSLKASKVSTCPAQHDTTVNKCDLRCKGSASLAEPTDGSKEHPKPHSTEESWLCSQVLLKGHRKDEGTGPTECGKGSAVMDFCHADSDAGTLQNLTHEVGEGATCRALGSQIKEVRNPPGKKEQFVKNTCPVIPQQQHSEGTENHSITGDSGIDSPRWTEKKMKLPAKF; encoded by the exons ATGAATCCTCTCTCGCAGCCACGCTCTGTTCCTTTGGCAGAAGGAATATACTGGACCATATCAGACATGAATGCAGATCATATGATGGTCACTCAGGAAAATTTATTGGAGCGGTTAGTGAAAAATTATCCAG GCATTGCAGTGCCCTCCCACAACATATTACATAATATCCTTGGCACTCtaattaaggaaagaaaaatctatcaTACAGGAGAAGGATATTTCATTGTGACTCCCAACACTTACTTTATCACAAATGATGCCACAGAAGACAACAGGAGGATCCTGTTGGAGGACAGTTGTTGCTGTTCATCACCTTCCATCACTTACCTGATAAACATTAAGCCTTGTGCAGaccaagtgaaagaaaacattcctaCAGTACCCCGTTACAGATCCTGCCATTGCTTCCCTGACCAAAACAGGCTCTGTGAACACAGGCATTGGCAGGTGATGAGCCGTGAATCTAatggagagggaaagagaggctGCAGTGAGTTGAAGCCTTCAATTCGAACTCAGGGCATCTCTGCATCTGCTGAGAACCATTCTTGGGACACCATCAAATCCCTGACATCtgtgaaagcaaaactgaaaagcaaaatgcttgGCCTTGGCCTTTTCTGGAGAAGTGgttctaaaaaagaaaaacacaagaagGAGTACTCCACTTTTTCAGGCCAGTTTCCTCCTCAGGAGTGGCCAGTCAGGGATGAAGATGACTTAGACAATATTCCACGTGATATTGAACATGAAATCATCAAGCGTATTAACCCTACTCTTACAGTTGATAATTTGATTAAACACACAATATTAATGCAGAAGtttgaggagcagaaaaaatgtatcagtaaagagaaaaaatacatcagTACTGGTACCTCGGCTGAAGTGCCAACAGTCAGCCAAAACCGTCTTTCAAAGGATTGTATTCAAAAGGCACCAAgtaaaacagcaaaacacaccaggaaaaccaaatcaaagaaggaaaagcagattagcaggagcagcaggaaatcTCACATACAGAAACTAACATCCCAAAATATGAAACTGGAAGAAAGCTTTTCACTGCCCATCAAAAACCAAGAGCCACCTGATGTAGCCGTGGAATCCCACATGATATACAAGAAGCAGATTAAGAATCCTTTTCAGGGTCTGCCATGGAGACCTCGCAGCTTTCATGCAAGAGGACACCAAGGTGGTGTTAACAGTCAGCTGAAGTGCCAGACTCAAAAGGGAGGAAGGGCTTTCCAAAGGCCACAGTCCTCAGGCTCCTCAGGACCCTTTGGCTGTGAAACTGAAAGGCTGGATGCAGAAAGAGAGGCTGACAAAGCGAAGCAAAAGAACCTACTCCATGCTAACAGGTCTGACCTTCAGTTAAAGAAAGACAGTTTCAGTGAAAATGGTAGTTATCCACAAGGCAGTAATCTGCAAATAGATAACAGAAGCAGAAACTTCCTGGAGAgtaatatttctgaagaaaatgtctATAAAAGAACAGTAAAAGAAACATCCCCTTGCTCCTACATTAAAGATAATGGTGTGTGTGAAGAAGATGCAAAATTTCCATTCTACCAGAAAGATGAGCATTGCAGATGCAAAGCAGACTCTGTATGCGAGCTGTTAGATCGAACAGGCAGTGAATTTCAAAATGTCCATCTTTCAAATTACACGGCCAGTGTTAATCTGGCCCCAAAAAATGGTGTGCAATACAGACCAAAGACTGATAAAAAGAGTGAACTTATACTTAACTATGGCTGTGCCAGCCATCCTGGATCAATAGAGCTGCAAAGGGAAGGGTTTACTGGTAACTCCCATCTTCTGCACCGAAAGGGACGTGACGGTGACACCTGTAACTCGTCACATCTGGATGAGATTTCTGAGATTTTCCTGCCCCCTGGCCATGCCTTTTCAGACACACGAGACTGGAGTACAGCTGTGTCCCTAAAAGCCTCTAAGGTTAGtacctgccctgcccagcacgACACAACCGTAAATAAATGCGATCTAAGATGTAAGGGAAGTGCCAGCCTTGCAGAACCAACAGATGGCTCAAAGGAGCATCCAAAAccacacagcacagaggaaagtTGGCTGTGCAGTCAGGTTCTTCTGAAAGGCCACAGAAAGGATGAAGGAACTGGCCCCACTGAATGCGGGAAGGGCTCAGCTGTGATGGATTTCTGCCACGCTGACTCCGATGCTGGCACTTTGCAGAACCTCACCCATGAGGTGGGCGAAGGAGCAACATGCCGTGCTTTGGGCTCACAGATCAAAGAAGTGAGAAAccctccaggaaaaaaagagcagtttgTAAAGAATACATGTCCTGTGATCCCACAACAGCAACACTCAGAAGGGACAGAAAACCACAGCATTACAGGAGACAGTGGAATTGATTCCCCAAG gTGGACTGAAAAGAAGATGAAGCTTCCTGCCAAATTCTAA